From one Pieris brassicae chromosome 5, ilPieBrab1.1, whole genome shotgun sequence genomic stretch:
- the LOC123709499 gene encoding sodium channel protein Nach-like — MTAIWTITLIAALIYSVSLVWMTFQRYYQAPLVTTQIPEGISINKIIFPAVGICTNNRISKRAVTELANDLLKEKRNEKYNEKEMLSMLFGLGLLYNLQMDPNIVDVMELHQTLGEYDVNELMKNLTPKCEDLLLRCSWNKNSMACSKLFDFRLTMNGYCCTFNYLRSSDVMFEESTDARSTDMYMYGNKSSFDFDQGLKVLLYLEEDDDFFYNTPLSGAQK, encoded by the exons ATGAC AGCTATCTGGACCATCACATTGATAGCTGCTTTAATATACTCTGTATCTTTGGTGTGGATGACTTTTCAAAGGTACTATCAGGCACCTTTAGTCACCACTCAGATACCAGAAGGGATCTCaatcaacaaaataatatttccagCTGTGGGGATTTGTACTAACAATAGAATTAGCAAGCGAGCAGTAACTGAATTGGCGAACGATTT GTTAAAAGAGAAACGAAATGAAAAGTACAATGAGAAAGAGATGTTGTCAATGCTATTCGGTTTAGGGCTGCTATACAATCTTCAAATGGATCCCAATATTGTAGATGTGATGGAACTTCATCAAACTCTCGGAGAATATGATGTCAATGAGCTAatgaaaaat TTAACTCCAAAATGCGAGGACTTGCTATTGCGATGTTCTTGGAATAAGAATTCGATGGCATGCTcgaaattatttgatttccGCCTCACAATGAACGGATATTGCTGCACGTTTAACTACCTTCGCAGTTCAGATGTTATGTTTGAAGA AAGTACTGACGCTCGCAGCACtgatatgtatatgtatggaAACAAATCCAGTTTTGATTTCGACCAAGGATTAAAAGTCTTACTATACTTGGAAGAGGATGACGACTTTTTCTATAACACACCTTTAAGTGGAGCTCag AAATAG
- the LOC123709366 gene encoding pickpocket protein 28-like, whose translation MQIVSPHVHLEVLASATFTEASREIEHVSLKLRKCLFFDESSYLPFYTHSDCLLKCRMSFLMEKCNCTPFNMPKIRNTKTCDLTDVPCLTKYHAQSTTVRPDLEQIPPELELDLVAGGIYCPMCYPTCSKTTYNYDYTNVHIFPDHVNPTPVKDKIDWLHGANFTGTSIVHVKYGREVADCYGQNVIMKWFDLISNIGSTCGFITGFSFVSVLEFVYFYTVKLMRDYVIRRRRERRIASGASTPAQFDHDSRYRPIYWNEITGPKGSRVENQF comes from the exons ATGCAAATAGTCAGTCCACATGTACAT ttggaGGTATTAGCATCAGCAACGTTTACTGAAGCGTCCAGGGAAATAGAACATGTATCGTTGAAGTTACgcaaatgtttgtttttcgACGAGTCCTCGTACCTACCATTTTATACCCACAGCGATTGTCTGCTCAAGTGCCGTATGTCCTTCCTAATGGAAAAATGCAATTGCACACCATTCAACATGCCTAAAATAAGAAACACAAAGACGTGTGATTTGACAGATGTGCCGTGCTTAACAAAGTACCATG CCCAATCTACAACTGTCAGACCAGATTTAGAACAAATCCCACCGGAATTGGAGCTTGACCTAGTCGCAGGAGGTATTTACTGTCCAATGTGTTACCCAACTTGTTCAAAGACCACTTATAATTACGACTACACCAACGTTCATATCTTTCCGGACCACGTCAACCCAACACCGGTTAAGGACAAGATAGACTGGCT GCACGGTGCAAACTTTACAGGAACTTCCATTGTACATGTGAAATACGGGAGGGAGGTAGCTGATTGTTACGGGCAGAATGTTATTATGAAATGGTTTGATCTGATAA GCAATATTGGCTCGACATGCGGATTCATAACTGGTTTCAGTTTTGTATCTGTATtggaatttgtttatttctatacGGTAAAACTCATGAGAGACTATGTAATTCGACGGCGACGTGAACGGCGCATTGCGAGCGGCGCTTCCACTCCAGCTCAATTTGATCATGACAGTCGATACAGACCGATATATTGGAACGAAATCACTGGTCCTAAAGGGTCCAGAGTGGAGAACCAATTTTAA
- the LOC123709367 gene encoding acylphosphatase-1-like: MAGIKKSGLITSDFEVFGKVQGVFFRKHTQKKASDLGLKGWVMNTPHGTVVGQVQGPQGTVDDMKVWLQKIGSPKSKIDKATFKNDGPINNYAFRTFEIRR, translated from the coding sequence ATGGCCGGTATTAAAAAATCAGGTTTAATTACATCCGATTTCGAAGTATTTGGTAAAGTTCAGGGAGTGTTTTTCCGCAAACATACTCAAAAGAAAGCTTCTGACCTTGGCTTGAAAGGATGGGTCATGAACACTCCGCATGGGACTGTCGTAGGTCAAGTTCAAGGTCCCCAAGGAACCGTTGACGACATGAAGGTGTGGCTTCAAAAAATAGGGAGCCCTAAATCCAAAATCGATAAAGCAACCTTCAAAAACGATGGCCCTATCAACAACTATGCGTTTCGGACATTTGAGATACGTCGCTAA
- the LOC123709502 gene encoding pickpocket protein 28-like, translated as MTFNVLLASKIFVLNEEEVPSITTPESDAINVTPEMHHRRLISIKDIQNDAGARSISPVKRKCRYTDENNIDVYPYYSYTACTVQCRKDAQLRICNCTNFYMPNTEEDLKCNMTGVICLNNNLETLSVLKARWSSRTGLFCDCLPSCTEAEIFTVKDFKSVTNNDYASVAIELAFLPTERYRRNVVRGALDLVVSTGGTGGLFLGATILSFVELIYIILIRPFCNIYSQRYKDPWHEKYGRKLEDNKFMQLRLKRESLK; from the exons ATGACGTTCAACGTTCTTTTAGCGAGTAAAATTTTCGTATTGAACGAGGAAGAAGTACCATCAATCACCACTCCGGAATCTGACGCCATCAATGTTACGCCTGAAATGCATCACAG gcgtttaatatcaataaaggACATACAAAACGATGCTGGAGCCAGGTCAATATCTCCAGTGAAACGCAAATGTCGGTACAcagatgaaaataatatagatgTGTACCCGTATTATTCATATACGGCATGCACAGTTCAATGTAGGAAGGATGCGCAACTGCGAATATGCAATTGCACCAACTTTTACATGCCTAACACTGAGGAAGACTTAAAATGCAATATGACTGGGGTGATTTGTCTTAATAATAACTTGGAGACATTATCG GTGCTCAAAGCGCGTTGGTCGTCAAGAACAGGTTTATTCTGCGACTGTCTACCATCATGTACTGAGGCGGAAATATTTACAGTGAAAGATTTCAAGTCAGTTACAAATAACGATTACGCCTCAGTAGCAATAGAGCTTGCCTTTCTTCCCACAGAGAGATATAGGAGGAACGTTGTGCGTGGTGCTTTAGACTTAGTTg TCTCTACAGGTGGCACGGGTGGCTTATTTCTTGGCGCGACTATACTTAGCTTCGTCGAGTTGATCTACATTATACTAATACGTCCCTTCTGCAATATTTACTCACAACGATACAAGGACCCTTGGCATGAAAAATATGGTCGAAAACTAGAAGACAACAAGTTTATGCAACTTCGCTTGAAGCGCGAGTCTCTAAAATGA
- the LOC123709365 gene encoding uncharacterized protein LOC123709365 isoform X1, protein MSETHNSITAANYISEKEIAKVIKKYFKENAVFQNYSIDFASQNMLGFLCDYLRLNVNVSFGANENRVLNCFIKSISKSNKAKAEMVQELKLYEKESKFYTIIIEMLRIPGIKAWSPKLIVALKDAMVFEDLNSLGYRMHYKLKTFDDAHIFQALRTLARFHASSIIYEEQKSVELNRPYRICEDYKDYFDKGGYKISASWFTQCMIGALEVVKSHSKYAKTKDIIDKCDRKWRNVWKAALDLTDESSKYRNVICHRDLWNNNLMFHYKGNEPDDCLLVDFQAAKYHPPAGDVVLLLFCNLEASYREEKFNTCLKYYHSTLQFILKQNCIEINDVISFKNLQDSAKDFRLWGLVATACLVPQFWMKDDLATKIFTDSDHFNNILSQDKATFIRKMCDENVEYRIKVLDLFEEIVCEYILN, encoded by the exons ATGTCAGAAACGCATAATAGTATTACAGCTGCTAATTATATATCAGAAAAAGAAATtgcaaaagtaataaaaaagtattttaaagaaaatgcgGTGTTCCAAAACTATTCTATAGATTTTGCGAGTCAAAATATGCTAGGATTTTTATGTGACTATTTAAGGTTGAACGTAAATGTATCTTTCGGTGCTAACGAGAACCGGGTactaaattgttttatcaagTCTATATCCAAGAGTAATAAAGCAAAAGCGGAAATGGTTCAAGAGCTTAAACTGTATGAAAAAGAATCCAAGttttacacaattattatagAGATGCTTCGTATACCAG GCATAAAAGCGTGGAGTCCAAAACTTATTGTGGCTTTAAAAGACGCTATGGTCTTTGAAGACTTAAATTCCCTGGGATACAGAATGCACTATAAACTCAAAACTTTTGACGATGCTCATATTTTTCAAGCATTAAGAACTTTGGCCAGATTTCATGCCTCTTCAATCATTTATGAAGAACAAAAGTCTGTTGAATTGAATCGTCCCTACAGGATTTGTGAAGATTACAAAGATTATTTCGACAAGGGCGGTTATAAAATATCAGCCTCATGGTTTACTCAATGTATGATTGGTGCTTTGGAAGTCGTAAAAAGCCATTCAAAATACGCTAAAACCAAAGATATAATTGATAAGTGTGATAGAAAATGGCGGAATGTATGGAAAGCAGCCCTAGATTTGACAGACGAATCGTCTAAATACAGGAATGTTATCTGTCATCGGGATTTATGGAATAATAACTTGATGTTTCACTATAAAGGAAACGAACCTGATGATTGCTTATTAGTAGACTTTCAAGCAGCAAAGTACCACCCACCTGCAGGTGATGTTGTACTTCTGCTATTCTGTAACTTAGAGGCTTCCTACCGAGAAGAGAAATTTAatacatgtttaaaatattaccataGTACACTTCAGTTCATCCTCAAACAGAActgtattgaaataaatgatgttATTTCGTTCAAAAATCTTCAAGACTCAGCAAAAGACTTTCGTCTTTGGGGGCTGGTAGCTACCGCATGTCTTGTGCCACAATTTTGGATGAAAGACGATTTAGCTACAAAGATCTTTACCGATTCAGaccattttaataatatactatcGCAGGATAAAGCTACTTTTattaggaaaatgtgtgatGAAAACGTCGAGTATCGAATTAAAGTTTTggatttatttgaagaaattgTTTGCGaatatatcttaaattaa
- the LOC123709365 gene encoding uncharacterized protein LOC123709365 isoform X2: MVFEDLNSLGYRMHYKLKTFDDAHIFQALRTLARFHASSIIYEEQKSVELNRPYRICEDYKDYFDKGGYKISASWFTQCMIGALEVVKSHSKYAKTKDIIDKCDRKWRNVWKAALDLTDESSKYRNVICHRDLWNNNLMFHYKGNEPDDCLLVDFQAAKYHPPAGDVVLLLFCNLEASYREEKFNTCLKYYHSTLQFILKQNCIEINDVISFKNLQDSAKDFRLWGLVATACLVPQFWMKDDLATKIFTDSDHFNNILSQDKATFIRKMCDENVEYRIKVLDLFEEIVCEYILN, encoded by the coding sequence ATGGTCTTTGAAGACTTAAATTCCCTGGGATACAGAATGCACTATAAACTCAAAACTTTTGACGATGCTCATATTTTTCAAGCATTAAGAACTTTGGCCAGATTTCATGCCTCTTCAATCATTTATGAAGAACAAAAGTCTGTTGAATTGAATCGTCCCTACAGGATTTGTGAAGATTACAAAGATTATTTCGACAAGGGCGGTTATAAAATATCAGCCTCATGGTTTACTCAATGTATGATTGGTGCTTTGGAAGTCGTAAAAAGCCATTCAAAATACGCTAAAACCAAAGATATAATTGATAAGTGTGATAGAAAATGGCGGAATGTATGGAAAGCAGCCCTAGATTTGACAGACGAATCGTCTAAATACAGGAATGTTATCTGTCATCGGGATTTATGGAATAATAACTTGATGTTTCACTATAAAGGAAACGAACCTGATGATTGCTTATTAGTAGACTTTCAAGCAGCAAAGTACCACCCACCTGCAGGTGATGTTGTACTTCTGCTATTCTGTAACTTAGAGGCTTCCTACCGAGAAGAGAAATTTAatacatgtttaaaatattaccataGTACACTTCAGTTCATCCTCAAACAGAActgtattgaaataaatgatgttATTTCGTTCAAAAATCTTCAAGACTCAGCAAAAGACTTTCGTCTTTGGGGGCTGGTAGCTACCGCATGTCTTGTGCCACAATTTTGGATGAAAGACGATTTAGCTACAAAGATCTTTACCGATTCAGaccattttaataatatactatcGCAGGATAAAGCTACTTTTattaggaaaatgtgtgatGAAAACGTCGAGTATCGAATTAAAGTTTTggatttatttgaagaaattgTTTGCGaatatatcttaaattaa